GGGACTCAGTGAATGCCCTTACAGAGGTTCCGCTCCCGGTGACTTCGGATATCAGGGAAGCGCAGCTCGTGCCGGTTGGCCAGTCGAATCGTGTCGTCGTACAGTACCGGCTGCAGATCAATGGCGACGTCTATGTGGTTGATCTCGGCCAAGCGTTCCGCGGACATCGATTTATGTATCGTCCGGCGGCGGCTTCCGATTCGACATCCCCGTTCCAGGTCCGTGTGCATCACCCGTCGCACATTCTTGGCCTAGAGGGGCTTGTGACGGACGAAGAGGACACCCATCTGATCCCGACCGCGGGCAATCCGCTTCTCGAATGGGCGTTGCTCGGCAAGCTTTACCCGGAAAACGTAGTCGTGCTCGAAGGCGCCGATAAAGAGAAGATGGCCGCTGCCCGGAACGCAGGCAAAGGGTTCGGCACCAAATTTCTGATCGTCTGATCGAGTAGGAGAGAACGGCTACCCCCGTCCTCTCACCCCTAGTATGCGGCTCAGCACTAGGCGGTTCACCAGCCTTGACGAAGTTTGTAGTATCTTTGGGTTAAACTCTTGAGCCCCCGGTGGGATTTACACAAGTAACGATTTATCTCATTGTGAGAAAGGATGAAGAGACATGAACATTTTAAAAGTATATACCCCAGTTTTTATACGCAATAATCAGCTGGAGGAAAGCATTGCTTTTTATGAACAATTGCTTGGGGAACGTAGCGATTTGCGCTTCTCGTATCACGAGGCTGGGATGGAGATAGCGACAGTGAGCTCGATTCTGCTGGTTGCAGGCCCAGAAGGTTCAATAGCGCCTGTGAAAGAGATGAAGCTAGCACTGCTTGTTGATTCGCTCAATGAGTGGAAAGAAGAACTTGTAAAGAAGGGAGCGACTATCCTTTCGGAGCCTCAAGAAGTTCCGACTGGCTATAACATGTTTGTAAGGCATCCGGATGGCTCGCTTGTTGAGTATATTGAGTGGGTAAATGAGAAGGTAGCTGCAATTAACCTCATCAGAGATGAATAATGTGTAAATCCCAACATTATTGCAGCTAGGTATTGTTGTCGCATAGGGAAAAAAAACAACTTTTTCATAACAGTTCATTTTCTTTAAAGCTCACAATCTATGATTCGAGTAAATGGCTGTGATTAGAGCGATAAAGACACTGATTTCACAATCCTTATGTCCAACAACGAGAGCTTATTTAGAAAGGGTGATTGTTCATCTCACCGGTATCCAAGCACCGCAAAAAAGGAAAGAAAAAGAGAAAAAACAACAACACAAAGATCAACTCATTAAACAAGAAGCAGAGCGTCAGCTATGTTTGTTTGAATTGTCATGAAAAAGAAGACATTCCTTATGAAGTCGTAAGAGATTTTGATTTCATGGATGGCGGAGATCCAACTACACCACCTAGTTCCTTGTTTATTTGAGGAATCTTTTATATGTGTAACACGTACTATGTATATTTTTTATATATAGTCTTTTCTTAGAAAAAGGAGGAACAAAGGAACAAACCGACGGGAATTGCGAACATACATACAAAATAGTATGTATGTTCGCGCGACATTGGAATCGCTTACTTTTCGTGGATTACTTGCATATACGCAAAACCGGCATCAAAAAAGGAACATTTCTACCCTAAAAAGGAACAAAGCAGGAACAAAGAACGCATGTTGAAAGATATTTCATCATTATTTCCACTGTCTGCTTGACAGGAGGGGGGGAGTTCATTTCAGCATGCTTTTAACACTATCATTGCGCTTCTGAACTTTAGTAGTTTTATAAGTTATTTGAAACAAGATATGATGGCAGGAATATTAGCCCCCCCTACGACTGCAACTGCTCCAATGCAAGCAGCACAAATTGCTGGTACAGCTGGGCAAGACGCAATACAAGTTGCCGCAATTAATCTTGCTACTGTTAAATCTATTAAAGCGACTAAAGAAATGCATAGAACGACTTCATTAAAACTCTTTTGAGCTTGAACACCATCACCAGCTTTATCTTGCATATATTTTAATTCTCTTTGAAGTTTACTGTTACTAATATAATCTATATCAGTCACTTTTTCTTGGACTAATTTCCCATTGAAGTAAGTAGTGACAACAAACTTATTATTATCACTTTTTGTAATCAATGTTTCTGAATAGCTTATAATGTTGTCTTCTGAATCAAAAACAAAAGTCAAATTACTTATAAAACTGTATTGTTCTCCTACAATAGGGATTGTGACAGATGCGTATTTCTCATTATTTTCTTTAATATCTAAGAATTTCGCATCGTCAAAAACTAAATCAGCACCGGAATTATTTAAAATCACTTGCTTGCTAGATATAGCTTTCTTAGACATATCTGTTAGGTGTTGAATCTTTTGGGGATTTTTTATTTCCTTTGTTTTGCTAGCAGTACCATTCATTTGTTCAAAATTTCATTTGTTCAACACTGCGGGAACTTTCCTCTGTTGATTTGGCATTAGCATTAGAGATTGGGCTAGCCGATCCTGAGACTAATAACGTTAAAGCCATAGCGACAACAACCATTTTCTTCAATAAATCCATCAGAAATTTCTCCTCCATCTCCTATTTTTTGAGTGGATGGTATTTTTACCCATACCTAACAAAAATAACAGAAGTAGATCATGGAGTAAAGTCGATAATTTCAAAATAGTCTTATTTATCTAATTATTATATTGCTTTAATAAAACAACCCATACAATATACTCTTAATACCCTTAAAATTCTTACAACTTTATTTTCTGTTCATGAAAATAGTTGTATTTTTAAAAAAAGTAAATTAATGAATTATAATCGTCTGCAATATGCTTTATAATCTAAGTAGAATTTTTTTTTTGAAATAATCGTATAATTTTATAAAAGAGGGGGGATTAACTTTATGGTTTATCATTCAAAACCTGATGTTTTTTTTATAACATTTATCTTCTTATTGATTTGGATAATGGGGTTTATATTCCTGGTTCCCTTCATAACATCATTTACAACATTAATTATTATATCTACAATCTTTATTATTTCAGCAATTTTTTTATGGTGGTACGCAGTTTCTATTAAGTATGTTTTTTACGAAGATTATCTATTAATAAAAGGTGGACCATTTCAAAATAAAATCCCTTATCAAAGTATAATAAAGGTTGCTCCAACGTCAGATAAGTTGACAGGTTATCAAATTTCATCAACTGATAAGGGACTTGAATTATTTTATCAACGAGAATCTCATGGTAGTATAAAAATTTCACCAAGAGATAAAATGAAGTTTATCAACGAGTTGAAAAAACGATGCCCTAATGTACAGATCCCGCATAATTAAAAAATCGAATAATTAGTTTATCAGTATAACAGCAAAGGGCCTCATAAAACGTGAGGCTCTTTGCCGTTATACTGGTTCTCTTGAGGTGATTTGAGATTCTTATTAATTGCAATTAATATTAGGCAGCGATTTAAATCGGATGTCTATTTTAAATTCGCAAGCGATTGAGAAATCGGAAGCTTATATAGTTTTTTTCAAAAAGCTCAATGTATTTTCCGTCTTCTACTTCTCCATAAGCAATGACTTCAGATCCAGCAGCTTTTTTTGATTGATTCGTTAACTCAAGTTTGACACGGTACAGGGGTTGGGCAAAAATACCTATCTTAACGCCAGCCTTTTTTGTTCTACTGTATAACCTGATAATCCCCTGAAGTAATTCTGCAGCACGAAATTGCGTTCTTTCTGCATGTTGAAGATAGGCAGGTCGAATTTATAGATGAATTTTATTTTGGAAAATCAATATGCTTAACTATACACGGTTGGAAATGCATCTTCACATAAAATTTACACCCCGTCTATAATACTGTAGTTCGAAGTTAATATTTACGTAATATATTTAAAATGTTTTTCAGTTTTAAAAGCTTTTTGAATGACCTCTTATAGCAAGATCTTCACCAGTGATCCCTCTCTCAAAACTAGATTACATATCATGTGGTAAAGAAACTGTTCCAAATAATCAGACGTATAAGGAGAGTGCTGTAAGTTCGATGAGAACCCTTGAAATCTTATTACTCAGCCTCAATGTACTGACACTTGTCATACTCCTATGGAAAAGGGGAAAAGCAAGAAAGTTGCTCCTTGCATTGAGCGGAGTAGCTCTGATTTTCTTAGTTCTGCAGCTTGTTGTCGAGCATTACCGCTGGCAGATGGTGCCTTCTTATGCGCTAACGTTATTTTTGCTGTTACGGTCTGCTATGCAGTTCCGAAGCCAATCAAACAGGTTATTGCATCCCGCTTTAAAGGTTATCGCTGTTATCCTTGGATCGCTATACGTAGTTATTGCGGTTGGACTTCCTATATTACTGCCTGTTTTTGAAATCGCTAAGCCAAGTGGTCCCTACCTGATAGGAACGGCAAGTTACCATTGGATAGATGATAAAAGGGAGGAAAAGCTGACTGAAGATCCTTCTGACAAAAGGCAGCTGATGGTACAGGTTTGGTATCCAGCAGAACCTTCCGGGGATGAAAAGATATTACCCAACATTCCAGACTTGTCCGGTTTGCAGACGGCTGTTCAACAAAAGTACGGGGTTCCTGGCTTCTTCATAGACTATCTTGGCAACGTAAACACTCACGCCAGAATTAATGCGAAAATTTCCGGCTCTCAGATGAACTATCCGCTGCTTCTGTTTGCACACGGTTTTCCGGGAAGCCGCTATACGAATACGTCACAAGTGGAGGAGCTAGTCAGTCATGGTTATATCGTGGCTTGTATCGACTACTCTTATTACTCTTTAGCGACTGAGTTTCCTAACGGAGAGCTTGCTGTATTGAGCGACAACGTACCAGCTTTGACCGATTGGGATAGTTGGGATCAACTTATCTCCGATATCTGGGTGCCAGATTCAACCTTTGTGCTGGACAAAATGGAGCAGCTAAATGCTAAAGATCCGAACGGCATTTTGAACGGGAAAATCAATCTTGCGAGTGTGGGCATGTTCGGCCACTCCTTCGGCGGCGCGGCCGCTGCACAGACATTGTTAGCGGATTCGCGGTTTAAAGCGGGGATGAATATGGATGGAACGCTGTTCGGAAAAGGGGATTTGAAAGACGGCCTTAAACAGCCGTTTCTCATGATGAACGTGAAACCACCAGAAACTGACAGCACCGATGAACCGACCGATGAGGAGTTGCAACAAATGGGGTTGACCCGTGAAGGTTTTGACTTTATATCGAAAGAAATTCCGATGCGCAAAAACAATCTACTCAAAAACGGTGGTTACAGTGTGATGATTGACAAGATAGACCATCTGAGTTTGACCGACATGTATTTGCTGTCGCCATTTTTTTCATGGAATCGTGACATGTCTCCACGTCATGCGCACACTATCATCAATAAATATACACTAGACTTTTTTGACAAACATTTAAAAGGAAAAACAGACACCCTTTTTGACAGCCCGTCTTCCCCCTTTCCTGAAGTAACGGTATCTTTACCACAATAAAAGAAATAAACTTCCCCCTTAGCCAGAAAACAGCCGGTCTAACGGATTTGTTCGACCGGCTGTTTTGCGCCTCAAGCTGTACCGGCTCCTAGTCGGTCACTTTGATTGCCCCTCTGGCTAATTCCCATAATAGCAATCGTTGGTACTGGTTGAAGTTTCGTTATCATCGCTGTATAAATACCATCAGAAAACAGCTCTATCA
This window of the Bacillus gobiensis genome carries:
- a CDS encoding VOC family protein — protein: MNILKVYTPVFIRNNQLEESIAFYEQLLGERSDLRFSYHEAGMEIATVSSILLVAGPEGSIAPVKEMKLALLVDSLNEWKEELVKKGATILSEPQEVPTGYNMFVRHPDGSLVEYIEWVNEKVAAINLIRDE
- a CDS encoding PH domain-containing protein, translating into MVYHSKPDVFFITFIFLLIWIMGFIFLVPFITSFTTLIIISTIFIISAIFLWWYAVSIKYVFYEDYLLIKGGPFQNKIPYQSIIKVAPTSDKLTGYQISSTDKGLELFYQRESHGSIKISPRDKMKFINELKKRCPNVQIPHN
- a CDS encoding alpha/beta hydrolase family protein, producing MLLALSGVALIFLVLQLVVEHYRWQMVPSYALTLFLLLRSAMQFRSQSNRLLHPALKVIAVILGSLYVVIAVGLPILLPVFEIAKPSGPYLIGTASYHWIDDKREEKLTEDPSDKRQLMVQVWYPAEPSGDEKILPNIPDLSGLQTAVQQKYGVPGFFIDYLGNVNTHARINAKISGSQMNYPLLLFAHGFPGSRYTNTSQVEELVSHGYIVACIDYSYYSLATEFPNGELAVLSDNVPALTDWDSWDQLISDIWVPDSTFVLDKMEQLNAKDPNGILNGKINLASVGMFGHSFGGAAAAQTLLADSRFKAGMNMDGTLFGKGDLKDGLKQPFLMMNVKPPETDSTDEPTDEELQQMGLTREGFDFISKEIPMRKNNLLKNGGYSVMIDKIDHLSLTDMYLLSPFFSWNRDMSPRHAHTIINKYTLDFFDKHLKGKTDTLFDSPSSPFPEVTVSLPQ